Below is a window of Cataglyphis hispanica isolate Lineage 1 chromosome 14, ULB_Chis1_1.0, whole genome shotgun sequence DNA.
tctccgttttatttcttataaatcatGGCTTACCGGGAAAAAGGATGGGACTCCGCTTGGTCAACCAGGGCAGAGCGTAGGGCGGGAAGGCGAACGGGCCTGGTGTCTTGGCCGCGGCGACCGCCGCCGCTTGCTGATGCTGATGCCACACATAGTCCATGACGAGATTACGGGATAACGGTAGGGGAAGTTCCGGGAATGGCGGTACGCGAGGATGCGCCGGTGTCGGTACCAGGGTGGAAATCTGGACGGCTGAGTTTGGCGATGATCTGGCCTGCTTGGCCGGACTCGGCGATTCTCGGGGGCTGTTCGCGTTGCCCAGCAAACGTTTTCTGGTCCCACCGTTGAACATCGCTTTGACGTCTTCCCAGGCGTGGACCACCTCGTCCGGCGGGCTGCCGGACAGCTTCATGTGACGGCGCCAGGAGTTAAAGTTGGCCGCGTCCGGTTGCACGTACTTGTCGGACGGGCCGATACGGTGCGAATGGAAGATGAATTTATTCGGCGAGAAGAACAGGCCGCAGTACGTGCACTTGATGCACTTGGCGCGTGAACTGTTGTAACGAGCGGGTAGAAACGCGCCGCGGCAGCCCCAGGCGCACTCGTGATGAACGGAAAACGCAAAGTCCTCGGGTAATCTATGTAAGTCCCAGCCCACATATatgagtttttatataatcatattgagATAAGTATCAAACCGAAACTTCATTTGATTCAATGCTGGCTAACTCCGAGGagtagaaaagaatattttataaaatttctcatttaatcTTTCTcccaaagagaaagaaagaggagaagaagaaCGTAAGCGAAGTTTCGAATCAAAATCATTTCTGACTCAATTCCGATCCGAtagaatgcaaaaaatatatttaaattaagatcaataacaaattaataattgtgagTCATTCCCTACTAACCTAGGGGGTGCGTTATCGCCGAGGAAGGACTTGCAGAGACGTTCCGCTTCTCTACGAGTGATCATGCCGCATCTACGCGAGGACACCGGCATCGCGCCTGCACGACGAAGTATCTCCAGTTGCACCGGCGTGCACTGCACGCAGGTGATACCCAACGCCACTCGGCGATTGTGGATCTCGTTGTAGCTGAACTGCTTTAGCAGAGTATTGCTGATCTGTGCGAGGCACAGCCTCTCTTGGCCTTCGATCACAAGCGACACGATGTGGATCCCATAAAGCGACACGGTACCCACCTGCAACTCCTATCGGTTTAGTTTTACCACGATGCTCCTCAGAATTGCTGCGCCGCCGCCGGtttgatcttttatttatagtaagTGATTTCAATGAAAGATTTTCATGATTCACGAAACTTTTCTAGTGTTTATAGTCGATCTAATACTAATCGAGGtcgtataataatacatttttatttgtttcgcgAGGACATAAAAACAgacacttttattttcttatatctaaaaatatataatatatattaatttacatagttttatttacttaaactagaattttttaaacattgcatatttgtttattcttcataaatatctttttggcTCAAGTTTatatcatttgaaaaaaattcaatccaTTAATTTCGAGGCTTTGTGTTATCCGATGTCTGCGTTTACCTGATTCTGTTTTGGATGGGATTGTGGTTGCGGTGACTGTGCCGATTTTTGTGAAGATGTCAGCGGCGGCATCGACAGCACTGCCGGCCCATCCATCctgaaaaagagattattgcCGAATTAATGAGACGACGAACAGAATTATCCACAATCTTGTTTATGACCATCTTAATATACCTAATTTAAATCAGctcaaagtatataaattgatatcagaagaaatttatacagTATATGAAAAAACGTagtatctatctatttattaactatatttataaaagtctgtatttaaatgttatacgCAATCCAACAATCACtataattatcaagatatatttgtaatgttaaattttcaaaaattctgaaatatgatatttaattaaatattcataaaccCCGTCTTACAATGCAATTATTATCTCGCTCTGAtgcatgtatattttgtttaaaaatttctcattttcgTATTTTCATACTCTGCCTTCAGTCTctcatgcatttaaaaatcattgctGCTATTGTCGTTTTTATCATTGTTTCCAAAATTGATTGTTTTAACAATGTTTCGGAAATTGTTCGTAATTTTGTGCTGTCTGTATCGCGTTATTCAGATCCCAAACCTATTCGGCCTAATGGAAAATGCATCATCGATGCGACGCGGCAATAATTCGCCTCTCGATGTACTTTTTATCATCATCGACGAGATTGATTATAATCTCTGATGTTTTACGGTCGCGCTAATAAATTCCGCGTTTCCCACTCGCACAGGATAAAAAAACATCCTCCTCTACTCCCGTATCTCTTCCACCCTCtcgttgtaattatatttattacactttATCGATcagcattctctctctctctgtctctctctctttctctgcctgtctttctctctctcttcctctgttTCGATGTGCCGCCGCGTCCGGATGCATTCAGCTCAATTAAATCGCGGGCCCTCCTCGTTTTTGCTCTGTCCCGACCGATTGCCGCGCGATCGCCGGCCAATTAAATCGCGAACGATAACGCGACTTTTCATATAACGTAAGCGGTAACGCGCGCTGCTCTCAGACCTCCATTTATATTCGATCTTTTTTGACAAAAGGATAAAGGCTAAAGCTCtctttttccaataatatttttacaaaagcgAATATGGAAACAATGATAAAACTGAAAGCTGCATTATAAACGGGATTTGCAAACTAAGGCTTcacaaatctattttttacagaatattCAGTATGCGCATATGTgcgatgtatatttataatatattaattctaatttaaaaaatctaaataaaaaattgctaattgTTTCGCCAATTGGCTGATAAACAAGGAAATCATTGGTCATTTCAattgcacaatatatattttatatatttttttctcacatatcttttttgtcacacgttatatttattatcttgataCTTGACTGAGATCTTCTGGAGCTTCTATTGATGCTTATATATATGCCAAGTTTATCAGAGGCAAAAAAGTGAACGCGTTTATCCGGGATTGGGAAAAACACGCGTGCCGATTAAAAGGTGTGATTAAGTTGTTTTTGTCGtcctcatcgtcgtcgtcgtcatcatcgtcgtcgtcgtcgtcgtctctcGAAAGGCCTTCCTTAATTATCAGACGGTGATTAAGCGAATCCAAAGACTCGCTGAAATTAAACCCGTGCGATCAAAGCGCTGGTCGTTGGTCgcgtattctctctctctctctctctctctctctctctctctctctctctctctctctctctctttttctcgaatCACGGAATAGAATTAAGGATGATTAAATCCCTTTTCTCTCGCTTAACCTTCTTTTCGGCTTCTTTCCGTAATCGGTAATTGGTTGATTCGTTAATCGCGCCGAGAAAAACAATGTTAAAGCGCTGATCTCTTGACTTAgtcctttgaaaaaaaaaaaaagaattaaaaagtatcaagaattttttttttaattataaacatctgtttaaaaaaaattagttttaaagataaaagcatttttcttcatactttataattatgtttaataccTTTTCAATCAAAGTGACGATATCTGATTGAATACCGTATTCGCGGCAGACATGAAGAGGCTttgcgagaaaataatttagtagCAAACCATCAATCGGTACGTCTCCGTATTTTTTTCCCACGAATCAAAGTAGCAAGGAGTTTGCAAAGAGAGCGAGATGCCTTTCTCAATGAGAACGATTCGCCAGGTTACATGGAGTAGACTTCCTTTCGCGAGGACCTTTCGTCGgataaggaagaaaaaaaaaaaaaaaggaaaaacgtAATGCTAAAGGCGAAAATGAGAGTCGGCTCCGCGAATCGGGTTCTTTATCCTCTTAGCGGAGACGGAAAAGAAGAGatcgaaaaatttcaagtGTCTGTAATAAGTTACGGAAGGTTTCTTCGTTAGTTTAAGTTAGTGCGACAAGGATCttcgagagagaatttttgaaaaacgaaATTTTTCAGCGATAAACAAATTTGAAAGACAGAAGAGAAAGTTATTCCGTTGACAACAGCTTTGTGATAAATTCATcatcaaatgtattttaaaaaatcacacGCTTCTTCTAAAGATAGAAACAAgaaacggaaaaaaatatacgataaatatggATAAATACGGATGCAACATACAAAAATCATTCCgcaaatagattaattaaatgctctcaaatatttggaaaagaatttaaaaaaaaaattttagataggATGCGCACGTCGAATGCGCGATTGTTACAAAAACGATTCTCGACattgcaagaaattttttcatcaaaagatTGACGTATAGAGTGGACACAGGATAAATAAATCACTAGAAGAGAATTCCGGTATATATCTCTCTATCAAATAACGTAACAGGAAATTCTAGTCGCTACCACACGAACGATACAGTTATATATAACcgagttaataatataatgcacacATAAGACAACAGAGACGTGGAAAACGGAGAGAGCGAAAGAGTCGGGAAGGTGGTTCgagagaggagaaggaagagaagggGTTAGGGGGTAGGGAGAGAGAATGCATCGTGGAACAGGTACGCGCCGATTAGGAAGAGATCAAAACGGTCGGCGAGGAGAGGAGGACGAGAAGAAGGGGGCTACGCGAGGTCGGGGCCAACCCCCGGTgttgattttaattgaaaacgcCTCCGTGGAGAAGGTAGCGCGCGCACACGTATATGTATTACGTGCACGGCTACGTGTGTACGAGCACAGATACCGATGCAATCACCCCCGACGTCCGGAGGCAGCGCGAGAGCGCCAGCGCCCCGGCAAACGTCCCCGGGGAGCCGTGGTACAAGGGGGTAATTCAATTTGACACCCCCACCCACGCTTAAACAAGGCAGCACCCATCCGAGCGTTCTccctctcctcctcttcctcctcctcctcctcttcctctttctctctctccctcttattcgtttctcttcctctttcgtcGCCGCTACCACCTCTCGTACCgtgcaaattaaattctcatCCACCGTGAAACAATGTCGGTACCCGACCCGGAACAGCCCCCTCCCCTTTCCCGTTCACCCCTCATCCTCCCGTCGTTCGTCCATCGCGAGTTTGCCCGCTTCCCTCCATTCCCTTTGCTACCCGCGCTTCGACGAGCCTCGCGGATTCCGTTGGTTAGCGGTCGGACGGATCGGACTCGAATCGACCGCATTAATTACTCGCTACTTACAATTATAGCGCAGACCGAATAGAACGAACGGTCGATCGCTGCAACAATCGCGAGATACTCGTTCCACTTAGCGAAAGGTACTCAACTGTCATCCATGTTAGGAATGACGTTCCAACACAAGATTGATTATCATTTATGATGATTCATACAAATATACGTTTAATAGCGATTGTTTTTAGCtcgtgtattaataaaatatctttcaataaaactttctatatggaaaaaaaatgagtaatAAGCATTCGGCTTTCATAATAGAGATGTGGATAATGAGAGTTAAGCATGGCCTGAATTACGCTTTAATTTAAcggaaatttaatctaatcttaaatttgataattaagtttaatCGTCGAGAGATTCAGATGGgacgtatataaattttcggaaataattttcaattaatctcAAGTGCGCTTTAATTCGAGAAGATttaatgattgaaaattaatcgtCAAGATAGCATAAGCCCGGTTATTGTCATAATCATCGAGATGCGACAAAGTTCAGGGAAATGTCGCTGCGAGATTATATAGGATTGCGTCGGAGATTGCGCGGGCGGAATAGACGAGAGGGGGAACGAGAAATCGCGACGATGCTCTCTCAGGATTACGTACCCGCGGGCTCGCggattatttaaatgcaaacaCAATGTTGTACCGGGGCGTATTGTTCCCCTCTCGgttattttacaattcaatCTGCGATCCCagggctctctctctctctctctctctctctctctctctctctctctctctctctcttcgccaACGAAACACGGGAGAGACTCGCTCGCTCATTCGTTCATTGTAACATTGTTAAATCTCTGTCCTTCCATCATGACTATCTCTCTCATcagaactctctctctctctctctctctcaacctTTCCGAAACcttctctcgcgcgcgttcTCCTTTCGATTCAACTTCTTCATCTCGCGTTAGAAAAcatcgttttctctctctctctctctctctctctctttttctatctccCTACCTTTCGGTAATTGTACGCGTCTCGCAGATTCTTCGCATAATTTATGAGCGGCTGCCTTCCCTCGCTCTGCCTCGCAGCTTCCGCTGCTATCCCGTCAGCGGAGATGTAAATCGGAACAGCCGGTGTATAATCCTGTCGGACCACGAAGCGCGAACGCGCGATGTAATCAGTATTAATACGTGGACGTCATCGCGTCGCTCAGTCGCCAATATTTGATTGCGCTTGACACCCGCAATTAATCCTCGTCGATCTGGTCTCGTCGAGTTTAATTTCCACTCTCGATTAGACCGATTACGCGAAAATCAATctcgtaattaaatatctccATTAAATCCGAgtaaatatctatttctaaaaattaatatgaatagaaattatatcacGATTATGAATCAATAAATCCttcaatatttacaatgttaTATAGAGTCGACATTAAAtacgatattaaatacaaCAGTAATGATGCAAGTTCTGCGCGTCCACTTtgcttttctattaatttatatataacaacgtTAATTCTTAATGCTTCTCTCGCGGCGAAGTGTATCGGCTTTGTCAATAGCACACGATAATCCTTTGGCCTTTATATCTGTATGcgcgttaaaatattatcatctaGAGTGGCATCAGAGGCAAACATAACAGCCGCGGGCTGCTGTTCGGAGTCTGTCAAGAGGATCAGGAGATTAAATATGCCATtcggataataattttaataaacgtaATGTACTCTCTATGATCGTCATAAGTATTTAGCTCAACTTGGtagtctttttatttcataagctcggtatatttttacaattgcgATTTATATGCCGAGTTGCATTCCCGGGAGGGAAAAAGGGAACGAGGAtcgcatttatatttcacgatTCAAAGATTACGCAAATGTTAAGCCGACATGATTTATCCCGTGTTACATGTAACTTTACAGatttattgctaaaaataataaaaaatacgaaaaattgtaaggaaataaaatttgcgaaaCAAATGGAACATTTTCAGaagaaaaactaattatttagaaaaatatatcttgttaaaaatttctcaaatatcaataacttggcaataacttttttattcagtAAAAGAGAACTTTAAATTCAGTACACATTTATAACGTCGCATTTATAAGATAAGAAGATTTCGTTTATTTTCGACGTTTGTCCATTTCAGGAAAAACGCGAGAAACtgcaaaaaatacttataaaaaacatataagaaataatccaATAAAAGGGGGAtccaatgtttaaaatattatgtcattttaacatattttaaaggtGCCAATTAAATCAACATCAGATTCGTTTAAAGCTTAAAGACATATCCTGCGATTTCCAAAGTTCTTGCTTAAGAAA
It encodes the following:
- the LOC126854695 gene encoding SKI family transcriptional corepressor 2 isoform X1, encoding MKEYQRQERGSTRQRRSNHEIKSCKLRRCASDWMDGPAVLSMPPLTSSQKSAQSPQPQSHPKQNQELQVGTVSLYGIHIVSLVIEGQERLCLAQISNTLLKQFSYNEIHNRRVALGITCVQCTPVQLEILRRAGAMPVSSRRCGMITRREAERLCKSFLGDNAPPRLPEDFAFSVHHECAWGCRGAFLPARYNSSRAKCIKCTYCGLFFSPNKFIFHSHRIGPSDKYVQPDAANFNSWRRHMKLSGSPPDEVVHAWEDVKAMFNGGTRKRLLGNANSPRESPSPAKQARSSPNSAVQISTLVPTPAHPRVPPFPELPLPLSRNLVMDYVWHQHQQAAAVAAAKTPGPFAFPPYALPWLTKRSPILFPGPLPPPISGSSPTEPLIPTVNPTLHQSAFRPVIRGPPIVEPAVIPERPTDINQKEENSDDEVDIETTEDDPVTPLNASLQNLHSASNSAMSSHSGRSTSPQCWSPPRETEREAEKIAEETAALRDVKTELPPARSPESWHGNAYYRHLNVLKGNEPGAERAGSDCSACRPTRGIFYGQVHSPSAPTN
- the LOC126854695 gene encoding SKI family transcriptional corepressor 2 isoform X4, with the protein product MDGPAVLSMPPLTSSQKSAQSPQPQSHPKQNQELQVGTVSLYGIHIVSLVIEGQERLCLAQISNTLLKQFSYNEIHNRRVALGITCVQCTPVQLEILRRAGAMPVSSRRCGMITRREAERLCKSFLGDNAPPRLPEDFAFSVHHECAWGCRGAFLPARYNSSRAKCIKCTYCGLFFSPNKFIFHSHRIGPSDKYVQPDAANFNSWRRHMKLSGSPPDEVVHAWEDVKAMFNGGTRKRLLGNANSPRESPSPAKQARSSPNSAVQISTLVPTPAHPRVPPFPELPLPLSRNLVMDYVWHQHQQAAAVAAAKTPGPFAFPPYALPWLTKRSPILFPGPLPPPISGSSPTEPLIPTVNPTLHQSAFRPVIRGPPIVEPAVIPERPTDINQKEENSDDEVDIETTEDDPVTPLNASLQNLHSASNSAMSSHSGRSTSPQCWSPPRETEREAEKIAEETAALRDVKTELPPARSPESWHGNAYYRHLNVLKGNEPGAERAGSDCSACRPTRGIFYGQVHSPSAPTN
- the LOC126854695 gene encoding SKI family transcriptional corepressor 2 isoform X3 — encoded protein: MRRICETRTITERMDGPAVLSMPPLTSSQKSAQSPQPQSHPKQNQVGTVSLYGIHIVSLVIEGQERLCLAQISNTLLKQFSYNEIHNRRVALGITCVQCTPVQLEILRRAGAMPVSSRRCGMITRREAERLCKSFLGDNAPPRLPEDFAFSVHHECAWGCRGAFLPARYNSSRAKCIKCTYCGLFFSPNKFIFHSHRIGPSDKYVQPDAANFNSWRRHMKLSGSPPDEVVHAWEDVKAMFNGGTRKRLLGNANSPRESPSPAKQARSSPNSAVQISTLVPTPAHPRVPPFPELPLPLSRNLVMDYVWHQHQQAAAVAAAKTPGPFAFPPYALPWLTKRSPILFPGPLPPPISGSSPTEPLIPTVNPTLHQSAFRPVIRGPPIVEPAVIPERPTDINQKEENSDDEVDIETTEDDPVTPLNASLQNLHSASNSAMSSHSGRSTSPQCWSPPRETEREAEKIAEETAALRDVKTELPPARSPESWHGNAYYRHLNVLKGNEPGAERAGSDCSACRPTRGIFYGQVHSPSAPTN
- the LOC126854695 gene encoding SKI family transcriptional corepressor 2 isoform X2, coding for MKEYQRQERGSTRQRRSNHEIKSCKLRRCASDWMDGPAVLSMPPLTSSQKSAQSPQPQSHPKQNQVGTVSLYGIHIVSLVIEGQERLCLAQISNTLLKQFSYNEIHNRRVALGITCVQCTPVQLEILRRAGAMPVSSRRCGMITRREAERLCKSFLGDNAPPRLPEDFAFSVHHECAWGCRGAFLPARYNSSRAKCIKCTYCGLFFSPNKFIFHSHRIGPSDKYVQPDAANFNSWRRHMKLSGSPPDEVVHAWEDVKAMFNGGTRKRLLGNANSPRESPSPAKQARSSPNSAVQISTLVPTPAHPRVPPFPELPLPLSRNLVMDYVWHQHQQAAAVAAAKTPGPFAFPPYALPWLTKRSPILFPGPLPPPISGSSPTEPLIPTVNPTLHQSAFRPVIRGPPIVEPAVIPERPTDINQKEENSDDEVDIETTEDDPVTPLNASLQNLHSASNSAMSSHSGRSTSPQCWSPPRETEREAEKIAEETAALRDVKTELPPARSPESWHGNAYYRHLNVLKGNEPGAERAGSDCSACRPTRGIFYGQVHSPSAPTN